The following are encoded in a window of Carya illinoinensis cultivar Pawnee chromosome 15, C.illinoinensisPawnee_v1, whole genome shotgun sequence genomic DNA:
- the LOC122297416 gene encoding uncharacterized protein LOC122297416 isoform X1: MVQLMKSANLKHEPEKKTAACREKPPVKLEIEDSFEEEHGPLNKRSKPSQAFTEQWSSESNASPIPPSQYNPLDEPSPLGLRLRKSPSLLDLIEMKLSQGSGSGTGDLQSESFSAMAKTESKVTAVSGTTDKLKASNFPASLLRIGNWEYKSRYEGDLVAKCYFAKHKLVWEVLEGGLKSKIEIQWSDIMALKANCPDNGPGTLNVVLSRQPLFFRETNPQPRKHTLWQATADFTDEQASIHRQHFLQCPLGSLNKHFEKLIQCDVRLSFLSQQPEIVLDSPYFEPRPSVFEGPEVSKDHSFDQVGSGRGPMSGFLDVASSTATQSSALKIGQKQDSAGLALENQSQEAPSPSSVMDTRAIEGNGSSEVDSADPRNWDQIKLTGIHPSMLMSDLMSHIGHCISEQMTSGAMPTTDEGSEYHGILENIAQYLLNDNQFTTASDDKSLMSRVNSLCCLLQKDTATVQNSQGNEESCDERLDDGTVVQVKHNPEQSHDNKRSSDWKVSEQDTRDVSGSRQVPAMSRKDSFGDLLHHLPRIASLPKFLFNISEEDGDSQSP, from the exons ATGGTGCAGTTGATGAAATCCGCGAATCTAAAGCATGAGCCTGAAAAGAAGACAGCAGCGTGTCGTGAAAAGCCGCCGGTGAAGTTGGAGATCGAGGACTCGTTTGAAGAAGAGCATGGACCGCTCAATAAGCGGTCAAAGCCTTCTCAGGCTTTCACGGAG CAATGGAGTTCTGAAAGTAACGCATCCCCTATCCCTCCTTCGCAATACAACCCGCTTGATGAGCCTAGCCCTTTGGGTTTGCGGCTGAGGAAAAGCCCATCGCTGTTAGATTTAATTGAAATGAAGCTTTCTCAAGGGAGTGGTTCTGGTACAGGAGATTTGCAGAGTGAAAGTTTTAGTGCAATGGCTAAAACGGAAAGTAAGGTTACCGCTGTATCAGGTACTACCGACAAACTGAAGGCTTCAAATTTTCCAGCTTCGCTTCTGAGGATCGGGAATTGGGAG TATAAATCACGATACGAAGGCGATTTAGTGGCAAAGTGTTACTTTGCTAAGCATAAGCTTGTTTGGGAAGTTCTTGAAGGTGGTCTGaaaagtaaaatagaaatacaaTGGTCAGATATAATGGCTCTGAAGGCGAATTGTCCCGATAATGGACCTGGTACATTAAATGTTGTG TTGTCTAGACAGCCCCTTTTCTTCAGGGAAACCAACCCGCAGCCTAGAAAGCACACCTTATGGCAGGCAACGGCAGATTTTACCGATGAGCAGGCTAGTATACACAG GCAACATTTTCTGCAATGCCCACTAGGCTCATTAAACAAGCATTTTGAAAAGCTTATCCAGTGTGACGTGCGCCTTAGCTTCTTAAGCCAACAGCCTGAGATAGTTTTGGATTCACCTTACTTTGAACCACGACCTTCTGTATTTGAAGGCCCTGAAGTATCTAAAGACCATAGTTTTGATCAAGTCGGTAGTGGTAGAGGACCCATGTCTGGTTTCCTGGATGTAGCATCATCGACTGCAACACAATCTTCTGCATTGAAGATTGGACAAAAACAGGATTCTGCCGGTTTGGCATTGGAAAATCAATCACAAGAAGCTCCATCCCCCAGTTCAG TGATGGACACTCGTGCAATTGAAGGTAATGGAAGTTCCGAAGTTGATTCCGCGGATCCAAGAAACTGGGACCAGATAAAATTGACTGGGATCCATCCATCCATGTTGATGagtgatttaatgagccatatTGGACATTGTATCTCAGAACAGATGACTTCTGGAGCTATGCCCACCACTGATGAAGGTTCAGAATACCATGGAATACTGGAGAACATTGCTCAGTACCTGCTCAATGACAATCAGTTTACGACCGCCTCTGATGATAAATCCCTCATGTCAAGGGTCAATTCCCTCTGCTGCCTTCTGCAGAAGGACACTGCTACAGTTCAGAATTCCCAGGGAAATGAGGAAAGTTGTGACGAGAGGCTCGATGACGGAACAGTCGTTCAAGTTAAGCACAATCCTGAGCAAAGTCATGATAATAAACGTAGCTCTGATTGGAAGGTTTCTGAACAAGACACAAGGGATGTATCTGGCAGCAGGCAGGTGCCAGCCATGTCGAGGAAAGACTCATTTGGGGACCTGCTGCATCATCTCCCTAGAATTGCATCCCTCCCAAAGTTCTTATTTAACATTTCAGAAGAAGATGGTGACAGTCAATCCCCATAG
- the LOC122297416 gene encoding uncharacterized protein LOC122297416 isoform X2 has protein sequence MVQLMKSANLKHEPEKKTAACREKPPVKLEIEDSFEEEHGPLNKRSKPSQAFTEQWSSESNASPIPPSQYNPLDEPSPLGLRLRKSPSLLDLIEMKLSQGSGSGTGDLQSESFSAMAKTESKVTAVSGTTDKLKASNFPASLLRIGNWEYKSRYEGDLVAKCYFAKHKLVWEVLEGGLKSKIEIQWSDIMALKANCPDNGPGTLNVVLSRQPLFFRETNPQPRKHTLWQATADFTDEQASIHRQHFLQCPLGSLNKHFEKLIQCDVRLSFLSQQPEIVLDSPYFEPRPSVFEGPEVSKDHSFDQVGSGRGPMSGFLDVASSTATQSSALKIGQKQDSAGLALENQSQEAPSPSSGNGSSEVDSADPRNWDQIKLTGIHPSMLMSDLMSHIGHCISEQMTSGAMPTTDEGSEYHGILENIAQYLLNDNQFTTASDDKSLMSRVNSLCCLLQKDTATVQNSQGNEESCDERLDDGTVVQVKHNPEQSHDNKRSSDWKVSEQDTRDVSGSRQVPAMSRKDSFGDLLHHLPRIASLPKFLFNISEEDGDSQSP, from the exons ATGGTGCAGTTGATGAAATCCGCGAATCTAAAGCATGAGCCTGAAAAGAAGACAGCAGCGTGTCGTGAAAAGCCGCCGGTGAAGTTGGAGATCGAGGACTCGTTTGAAGAAGAGCATGGACCGCTCAATAAGCGGTCAAAGCCTTCTCAGGCTTTCACGGAG CAATGGAGTTCTGAAAGTAACGCATCCCCTATCCCTCCTTCGCAATACAACCCGCTTGATGAGCCTAGCCCTTTGGGTTTGCGGCTGAGGAAAAGCCCATCGCTGTTAGATTTAATTGAAATGAAGCTTTCTCAAGGGAGTGGTTCTGGTACAGGAGATTTGCAGAGTGAAAGTTTTAGTGCAATGGCTAAAACGGAAAGTAAGGTTACCGCTGTATCAGGTACTACCGACAAACTGAAGGCTTCAAATTTTCCAGCTTCGCTTCTGAGGATCGGGAATTGGGAG TATAAATCACGATACGAAGGCGATTTAGTGGCAAAGTGTTACTTTGCTAAGCATAAGCTTGTTTGGGAAGTTCTTGAAGGTGGTCTGaaaagtaaaatagaaatacaaTGGTCAGATATAATGGCTCTGAAGGCGAATTGTCCCGATAATGGACCTGGTACATTAAATGTTGTG TTGTCTAGACAGCCCCTTTTCTTCAGGGAAACCAACCCGCAGCCTAGAAAGCACACCTTATGGCAGGCAACGGCAGATTTTACCGATGAGCAGGCTAGTATACACAG GCAACATTTTCTGCAATGCCCACTAGGCTCATTAAACAAGCATTTTGAAAAGCTTATCCAGTGTGACGTGCGCCTTAGCTTCTTAAGCCAACAGCCTGAGATAGTTTTGGATTCACCTTACTTTGAACCACGACCTTCTGTATTTGAAGGCCCTGAAGTATCTAAAGACCATAGTTTTGATCAAGTCGGTAGTGGTAGAGGACCCATGTCTGGTTTCCTGGATGTAGCATCATCGACTGCAACACAATCTTCTGCATTGAAGATTGGACAAAAACAGGATTCTGCCGGTTTGGCATTGGAAAATCAATCACAAGAAGCTCCATCCCCCAGTTCAG GTAATGGAAGTTCCGAAGTTGATTCCGCGGATCCAAGAAACTGGGACCAGATAAAATTGACTGGGATCCATCCATCCATGTTGATGagtgatttaatgagccatatTGGACATTGTATCTCAGAACAGATGACTTCTGGAGCTATGCCCACCACTGATGAAGGTTCAGAATACCATGGAATACTGGAGAACATTGCTCAGTACCTGCTCAATGACAATCAGTTTACGACCGCCTCTGATGATAAATCCCTCATGTCAAGGGTCAATTCCCTCTGCTGCCTTCTGCAGAAGGACACTGCTACAGTTCAGAATTCCCAGGGAAATGAGGAAAGTTGTGACGAGAGGCTCGATGACGGAACAGTCGTTCAAGTTAAGCACAATCCTGAGCAAAGTCATGATAATAAACGTAGCTCTGATTGGAAGGTTTCTGAACAAGACACAAGGGATGTATCTGGCAGCAGGCAGGTGCCAGCCATGTCGAGGAAAGACTCATTTGGGGACCTGCTGCATCATCTCCCTAGAATTGCATCCCTCCCAAAGTTCTTATTTAACATTTCAGAAGAAGATGGTGACAGTCAATCCCCATAG
- the LOC122295940 gene encoding nuclear pore complex protein NUP43 yields MAVIGTALPDPPRIHRIPQSKYVDAVRWLPQFSAFDRFVVLALFDSSSDSPSSIEIHSLDTQAVTLSSQSTWAPPSRVSSLKTSQLPGRKPLIAAGTVSGSLHLLLANSVDASLESEFSVSEEELHVGRVSCVDVMEGGGEFVSVGEDGRVNLVSVAGSELSFRRFFDSQGLVSYTSAKWASPAEFVTGGYGFSLQWWDQRKPGGVASQLKGNWAQRMSGIVQSIDIHPSRKHTCLAGGSLGTVFAWDLRWQQQPIILSGIGVGEDGTHPACESEVWEVQYDRHTKSTNTGNISSSRVLPAMICSEDGILAVVEQDAEPIELLAEPCAINSFDIDRENPSDVICSLEWESIVLLTRP; encoded by the exons ATGGCGGTCATAGGCACAGCCCTTCCAGACCCTCCCCGAATCCACAGAATCCCACAATCCAAATATGTCGACGCTGTCCGATGGCTCCCCCAGTTTTCAGCGTTCGACCGTTTCGTCGTTCTCGCCCTCTTCGATTCCTCCTCCGACTCGCCCTCTTCCATCGAAATCCACTCTCTTGACACGCAAGCCGTAACCTTAAGCTCCCAATCCACCTGGGCCCCACCCTCTCGAGTTTCCTCCCTTAAAACCTCCCAACTCCCTGGCCGCAAGCCCCTCATTGCCGCCGGTACTGTTTCCGGCTCGCTACACCTCCTCCTCGCAAACTCCGTCGACGCTTCGCTCGAATCTGAGTTTTCGGTTTCGGAGGAAGAGCTCCATGTGGGGCGTGTATCATGCGTGGACGTGATGGAAGGTGGGGGAGAGTTTGTGAGCGTTGGAGAGGACGGGAGGGTCAATCTGGTGAGCGTCGCGGGTTCCGAGTTGAGTTTCCGGCGGTTTTTTGATAGCCAAGGGTTGGTCTCGTACACCTCGGCGAAATGGGCGTCGCCGGCCGAGTTTGTGACTGGTGGCTATGGGTTTAGCCTTCAGTGGTGGGATCAGAGGAAGCCCGGAGGGGTGGCTTCCCAGCTCAAGGGAAACTG GGCTCAACGAATGTCTGGGATTGTTCAGTCCATTGATATCCATCCATCAAGAAAGCACACTTGTTTG GCTGGAGGCTCTTTAGGCACTGTATTTGCCTGGGATCTTAGGTGGCAGCAACAGCCGATTATTCTTTCGGGTATTGGGGTAGGCGAGGATGGAACCCATCCAGCATGTGAAAGTGAGGTCTGGGAAGTTCAGTACGACCGCCACACCAAGTCTACAAACACTGGCAACATCTCGTCCTCACGGGTCTTACCAGCCATGATCTGCTCAGAAGATGGGATCCTTGCTGTTGTTGAACAAG ACGCAGAACCCATTGAGCTGTTGGCTGAACCTTGTGCAATCAACAGCTTTGACATTGATCGGGAAAACCCCTCG GACGTGATCTGTAGTTTGGAATGGGAATCTATAGTCTTGTTAACAAGGCCATAA
- the LOC122295941 gene encoding 50S ribosomal protein L35, chloroplastic-like — translation MACATLTVSFGFRVSSTLCSPPSARASRGLSVQLARFNNLSSRRLSSSHSVSGFGSVLPQKLCTIAPLTHRLRSLTIVSAKGYKRKTHKASAKRFRVTGRGKIVRRRAGKQHLLYKKNSKRKLRLSKMHAVSRSDYDNVIGALPYLKVNRKAE, via the exons ATGGCTTGTGCAACCTTAACGGTGTCGTTCGGTTTCAGAGTCTCTTCCACATTATGCTCTCCTCCTTCGGCTCGCGCCTCTCGCGGCCTTTCGGTTCAACTCGCTCGGTTCAACAATTTGAGCTCCCGTAGACTCAGTTCCTCGCACAGCGTTTCTGGGTTCGGCTCGGTTCTTCCCCAGAAGCTCTGCACAATCGCTCCCCTCACTCACAGGCTTCGCTCTCTCACCATTGTCTCTGCCAAAGGCTACAAAAGGAAGACCCACAAg GCTTCAGCGAAGCGATTCAGGGTGACTGGTAGAGGAAAAATAGTTCGGAGGAGAGCAGGAAAGCAACATTTGCTGTACAAGAAGAACTCCAAGAGGAAATTACGACTCTCCAAAATG CACGCGGTCAGCCGGAGTGACTATGACAATGTGATTGGTGCCCTGCCATATCTGAAAGTAAATAGAAAGGCAGAGTAG
- the LOC122295939 gene encoding uncharacterized protein LOC122295939 isoform X1, translating into MLVTEKSFIFNSVTSYPFLKTNGREVGITLASKRDLPKKSTTTQQENIFPLRVSNPVLARSVVAVLGLGFIDAGYSGDWSRIGVISRETEDLLKLAAFVIVPFCIFLILSFSKEPEP; encoded by the exons ATGCTGGTCACAGAAAAGAGCTTTATCTTTAACAGCGTGACATCGTATCCATTTCTGAAGACAAATGGCAGAGAAGTTGGAATCACATTGGCTAGCAAGAGAGATCTGCCTAAGAAATCAACAACGACTCAGCAAGAAAACATTTTCCCATTGAGAGTGTCCAACCCAGTTCTTGCTCGCTCTGTTGTGGCAGTGCTCGGTCTGGGATTCATCGATGCTGG gTACAGTGGAGACTGGTCAAGGATTGGAGTGATATCAAGGGAGACTGAGGATTTGCTAAAGCTTGCTGCTTTTGTTATTGTTCCTTTTTGTATCTTTCTCATATTGTCTTTCTCCAAGGAACCAGAGCCTTGA
- the LOC122295939 gene encoding uncharacterized protein LOC122295939 isoform X2, whose amino-acid sequence MLVTEKSFIFNSVTSYPFLKTNGREVGITLASKRDLPKKSTTTQQENIFPLRVSNPVLARSVVAVLGLGFIDAGKNFNFQVQWRLVKDWSDIKGD is encoded by the exons ATGCTGGTCACAGAAAAGAGCTTTATCTTTAACAGCGTGACATCGTATCCATTTCTGAAGACAAATGGCAGAGAAGTTGGAATCACATTGGCTAGCAAGAGAGATCTGCCTAAGAAATCAACAACGACTCAGCAAGAAAACATTTTCCCATTGAGAGTGTCCAACCCAGTTCTTGCTCGCTCTGTTGTGGCAGTGCTCGGTCTGGGATTCATCGATGCTGG aaaaaattttaactttcaggTACAGTGGAGACTGGTCAAGGATTGGAGTGATATCAAGGGAGACTGA